The genome window aagataaattaataaatgaaacctttattgccccAAGGGGGAATTTGTCTTGCATTTAGGAGCCATAAGTTACATAGAGTTAGATGTAACACTTATACAGATTCACATTGATACATAGAATGACAAAATCATCATTTAAAGATAAAATTTTAAAGGGAAGTTAAAAAACAGCTAGGTCTACATCAAAGTCTCTATGCACTGGCAGCCGTCAATTTCTGATGGTAGCCCACTATACGCAAGTCGTGGCAATAGCTATTACCTCACGCTAGAGGGCAATAAACACCAACCACATTAAAACCAGCTGTAAAATTGTCAGGACATTCTCAAATGTTAAATagaatgttaaatgttaaatagaAGGACGTACAGAAAGTGCAAACCTCAACAGGTCTCTTCATTAGGAGGGTTCCCACTTTCTCTGAATAATTTACAGGTTTGTCACTGGTAAACCATGGCCTACCAGAATATTTCAATGACAGAGAAACGTTGGGAAAAGGTAACTAGTCTGGATAGTGCTCTTTcaatcattttttattttttttattatcattatttataACATTAACCACAGCTTACTGAGAATCTGAACTGAATTGTAGTAGTGACAGGAGGAAAAAGACATTCACTGAGGCTCATGCCTCTTTGTCTTAGGGCTAAAAAGCACCGCTCCAGAGGGGGAAGTCTCAGTCTGAGGATATCGATGAATCAGAAAAGGCAATCTGTGTAACTTGCTGtgccctgctcctcctccttctggTTTGGCTAATGGCATTATAGCGATTCTCCAGGTGGTCCAGACTTTCCTGCATCTGCTGTAGCAGCTCCAGCATCTTCTCCAGGTCATGAGTCTGTGTATTGAGTTGCTCAGAGAGACTCTCTATTGTTATTTCACTACTGGTGATTCTTCCTCTCAACTGTTGGAAacatacagataaaaaaaatgggCCAAACAAGCGAGAATTACTACTGTAAACAATATAGTCACTTAGTCCGGTGTgtaacatcaatgtgtggtgacTGTTACCCAATCAGTGAAgattgcatacattttaattgACCTTATATTATCTCACCTTCCAGATGTAAGCTATAACAAATACAAGAAACCAGTGCCAGCTGAATCCTGAGGATATCTTTGAGGGTGGTGAGATTTTAGACTTCCTTCTTTTCAAAGTGATCTGCTTCATGTCCTTTACAGggtctgtgtgtttgaacatCATCCAGAATTTCTCCCAGGCATGGTCAATTagccctttctccttctctgtccaGCCTTTAAGGTTGTGGATTCTCAGGACTTGCAGGATGGGTGCCCACCAGTCCATCTGCTCGTCTGGTTCCTGT of Alosa sapidissima isolate fAloSap1 chromosome 1, fAloSap1.pri, whole genome shotgun sequence contains these proteins:
- the LOC121679331 gene encoding uncharacterized protein LOC121679331; protein product: MSLLIRCMGFLSFLLLLSSSQYNLFAWVNHTNVHKALLDMLHNNNSKAIPTRPGDEGARVFWATWMPFPLSQEPDEQMDWWAPILQVLRIHNLKGWTEKEKGLIDHAWEKFWMMFKHTDPVKDMKQITLKRRKSKISPPSKISSGFSWHWFLVFVIAYIWKLRGRITSSEITIESLSEQLNTQTHDLEKMLELLQQMQESLDHLENRYNAISQTRRRRSRAQQVTQIAFSDSSISSD